From a single Ailuropoda melanoleuca isolate Jingjing chromosome 12, ASM200744v2, whole genome shotgun sequence genomic region:
- the ZNF544 gene encoding LOW QUALITY PROTEIN: zinc finger protein 544 (The sequence of the model RefSeq protein was modified relative to this genomic sequence to represent the inferred CDS: deleted 1 base in 1 codon), with protein MEPHSHAVPCQPSMSFKDVAVTFTQEEWGQLNLAQRRLYRNVTLETWSHLVSLGLLLSKPDVISWLEQGQDPWRAEQGPPQDWKNTFEKKESASKEDFAVEEAFHHIEMKHCIWEKGPWLVSLGERQDWRNQVKKHQEDSLSQMVLTSQTLSAQGEHCEHDLGGSYLSVSLLPPTLPKRTHFHTFDSQVKKLKQNSFFINHKKGWADQKPYENHQSARAFCQSIYLNKLGNVEMRNKKLYEYTVSSDSFNYGTSLRFHNRHFSAENNNNYTDYGNIIHHSMSLNEHNPMHFRECQDECDECLVQTEINDPREAPFRCQEEHNAFHTASSFAHCDIVQPGKKSHACNQCGKSFSCCSKLVIHLRTHTGEKPYECTQCGKSFSQSYSLVIHQRTHTGEKPYECNQCGKSFTQSSKLIRHQRTHTGEKPYKCHECGKSFKWNSNLIVHRRIHTGEKPYECSHCGKSFSQSSDFVAHKRTHTGEKPYECNQCGKSFIRSTQLFRHLRTHTGEKPYKCNQCDKAFTGSSHLIEHQRTHTGEKPFECNQCGKAFTGSSRLLSHERIHSGEKPYECNNCGKSFRHRSQLVVHQRIHTGEKPYECSQCGKAFSQRSPLIVHQRTHIGEKPYQCNMCIKAFRQRSRLTEHERTHTGEKPYECIDCGRAFTDRSTLTKHERTHTGEKPYECNHCEKAFSQRYQLTRHQRIHIREKTYECNECGKIFSYNTSLIQHEKTHGREAE; from the exons ATGGAACCACATTCTCATGCAGTCCCATGCCAG CCATCTATGAGCTTCAAGGACGTGGCTGTGACCTTCACGCAGGAGGAGTGGGGACAGCTGAATCTGGCCCAGAGGAGACTGTACCGCAACGTGACTCTGGAGACCTGGAGCCACCTGGTCTCTCTGG GACTTCTGCTTTCCAAACCGGATGTGATCAGCTGGCTGGAGCAAGGACAAGACCCGTGGAGGGCAGAACAGGGACCTCCCCAAG ACTGGAagaatacatttgaaaagaaagagtcAGCTTCCAAAGAGGATTTTGCTGTGGAAGAAGCATTCCACCATATAGAAATGAAACACTGCATATGGGAGAAGGGCCCCTGGTTGGTGTCATTAGGAGAAAGGCAGGATTGGAGGAACCAGGTAAAGAAGCACCAGGAGGACTCTTTGAGTCAAATGGTACTTACCTCACAGACACTGTCTGCTCAAGGGGAACATTGTGAGCATGACCTTGGGGGAAGTTACCTGAGTGTAAGCCTTCTACCTCCAACATTACCCAAAAGAACACATTTCCATACGTTTGACTCACAGGTTAAAAAGTTGAAacagaattcatttttcattaatcACAAGAAAGGCTGGGCTGATCAGAAGCCCTATGAAAATCACCAAAGTGCTAGAGCCTTCTGTCAGAGCATTTATTTGAATAAACTTGGAAAtgttgaaatgagaaataaaaagctttatgAATATACTGTCAGTAGTGACTCCTTCAACTATGGCACCTCCCTTCGATTTCATAATAGGCATTTTTCAGCAGAGAACAACAATAACTATACAGACTATGGAAACATCATTCATCATAGCATGTCTCTGAATGAACACAACCCGATGCATTTTAGAGAATGTCAGGATGAGTGTGATGAATGCCTTGTACAAACCGAAATAAATGATCCTAGAGAAGCACCATTTAGATGTCAGGAGGAACATAATGCCTTCCACACAGCCTCATCTTTTGCTCACTGTGACATCGTTCAGCCTGGAAAGAAGTCACATGCATGCAATCAGTGTGGAAAATCTTTCAGCTGTTGCTCTAAGCTTGTTATACACCTGAGAACACACACTGGAGAAAAGCCCTATGAATGTACTCAGTGTGGGAAGTCTTTCAGCCAGAGCTATAGCCTCGTCATCCATCAGAGAACCCACACTGGAGAAAAGCCCTATGAATGTAATCAGTGTGGGAAATCCTTCACCCAGAGTTCCAAACTTATTAGGCATCAGCGAactcacactggagaaaaaccaTATAAATGTCACGAATGTGGAAAATCTTTCAAGTGGAACTCTAACCTTATTGTACATCGAAGAatccatactggagagaaaccttatgaatgttcTCATTGTGGAAAGTCCTTCAGCCAAAGCTCTGACTTTGTTGCACATAAAAGgactcacactggagagaaaccctatgaatgtaaccAGTGTGGAAAGTCTTTCATTCGAAGCACTCAACTTTTTAGGCATCTGCgaactcacactggagagaagccataTAAATGCAATCAGTGTGATAAAGCTTTCACTGGGAGCTCCCACCTTATTGAGCATCAGAgaactcatactggagagaaaccttttGAATGTAAtcagtgtgggaaagcctttactGGGAGCTCTCGTCTTCTTTCACACGAGAGAATTCATTCTGGAGAGAAACCATACGAATGTAACAACTGTGGGAAATCTTTTCGGCACCGATCACAGCTTGTTGTGCATCAGCGAatccatactggagagaaaccttatgagtGCAGTCAatgtggaaaagctttcagcCAGAGGTCTCCCCTCATTGTGCATCAAAGAACACACATTGGAGAGAAGCCCTATCAGTGTAACATGTGTATTAAAGCCTTCCGTCAGAGGTCACGCCTTACTGAACATGAGAGAACACATACTGGAGAAAAGCCCTATGAATGTATTGACTGTGGAAGAGCCTTTACTGATAGGTCGACACTTACAAAACACGAGAGAACACACACTGgcgagaaaccctatgaatgtaatcaTTGTGAAAAGGCCTTTAGTCAGCGATATCAACTTACTAGgcatcagagaattcatattAGAGaaaaaacc tatgaatgtaatgaatgtgggaagatTTTCAGTTATAATACATCCCTTATTCAACATGAAAAAACTCATGGGAGAGAAGCTGAATAA